In Denitratisoma sp. DHT3, one DNA window encodes the following:
- a CDS encoding type I restriction endonuclease subunit R — MSPVPQTREHYSAHIPALHLLCNLGWSFLSAADCLALRGSTREVMLKPRLIEVLQTRRFEYKRAWYPLSPSGIDQIVRELSAVNFAEGLLAANERLYGKLALGITVTEFMPDGKKHQPTIHVIDWADPTANHWEVTEELEVLSSQGTHHRIPDVVGYVNGLPLVLIEAKRPESGHDGKAMVEEGVSQHLRNQRPDEIPTLFAYAQLLLAVSHVDGRYGTTHTAAKFWARWREEEFDEAHFSRVKNKPLPFATRVALFAGKPQKVRGYFESLWAQPMLPTDQDRLLTSLLTPARLLEFLRGFVLFDRRVGKIVARYQQFFGIRALLDRIHRLRPDGGREGGVVWHTTGSGKSFTMVFLSKALLLDSALAECRVVLVTDRIDLEDQLAKNFIASGAFGSAIATKKEGEKSKATSGRDLARRIGQGTERITFTLVHKFNTASKLPECRNDSANLIVLVDEGHRSHGGETHERMKQALPRAAYIAFTGTPLLKADKTANKFGPIVHAYTMQRAVEDETVAPLLYEERVPELTIDEAAVNRWFDKITAGLAETQKADLKKKYARKGAIYGAANRIELIAWDIAVHFNENIKKLGLSLKGQIATDSKRDAIRYQQALEQTGLVSSAIIISAPDTREGSSEVDEDKLPEVQKWWKAHVGHDQEGYEKAVLAGFADEGDPDLLIVVDRLLTGFDEPRNTVLYIDKPLQGHNLIQAVARVNRLHDAKRYGVLVDYRGILKELDTAIRAYQDLATQTQGGFDVADLEGLYRQFSTEYKRLPALHEALWAFFKEVKNRQDLEQYRQVLMPRYAPEPNAEMGEVGGTYDTRQKLREDFYEALTRFGLCLQTALSSRSFFEDNNFSEQDVRTYKEDLRFFTGLRKIARQDALETVDYGIYEEQIRRMVDKQVIGQEVREPEGVYLVHKLGQPEDPETWSTEKTRNETDKIQTRLKKTIEQDLADDPYAQKVFAELLKQAIAEAEAMFDHPLKQYALFRKFEEQVEQRAVIGIPDAFGDNHHARAYFGAFRLALGDAFEGAASGAWEDEALAIDAAVRVAVAENSLNPQNIEAAIRKALLPRLFERMGLEKAKEVIELVIHIVRIGLARGKL, encoded by the coding sequence ATGAGCCCCGTCCCCCAAACCCGCGAGCACTACAGCGCCCACATTCCGGCGCTGCATCTGCTCTGCAACCTGGGCTGGTCCTTCCTCTCCGCCGCAGACTGCCTGGCCCTGCGCGGCTCGACGCGGGAGGTGATGCTCAAGCCGCGCCTGATCGAGGTGTTGCAGACGCGCCGCTTCGAGTACAAGAGGGCGTGGTATCCGCTCTCGCCTTCGGGCATCGACCAGATCGTACGCGAGCTGTCGGCCGTCAATTTCGCCGAGGGCCTGCTCGCGGCCAACGAGCGGCTTTACGGCAAGCTGGCACTGGGCATCACCGTCACCGAGTTCATGCCGGACGGCAAGAAGCACCAGCCGACCATCCATGTCATCGACTGGGCCGACCCGACGGCCAACCACTGGGAGGTGACCGAGGAACTGGAGGTGCTTTCCAGCCAGGGCACCCACCACCGGATTCCCGACGTGGTGGGCTATGTGAATGGCCTGCCGCTGGTGCTGATCGAGGCCAAGCGGCCCGAATCCGGCCATGACGGCAAGGCCATGGTCGAGGAAGGCGTCAGCCAGCACCTGCGCAACCAGCGGCCGGACGAGATTCCCACCCTGTTCGCCTACGCCCAGTTGCTGCTGGCGGTAAGCCACGTGGACGGTCGCTACGGCACCACCCACACGGCGGCCAAATTCTGGGCGCGCTGGCGCGAGGAGGAGTTCGACGAGGCCCATTTCAGCCGCGTCAAGAACAAGCCCCTGCCCTTCGCCACCCGCGTCGCCCTGTTCGCCGGCAAGCCGCAGAAGGTGCGCGGCTATTTCGAATCGCTCTGGGCGCAGCCCATGCTGCCCACGGACCAGGACCGGCTGCTGACGAGTCTGCTGACGCCGGCGCGGCTGCTGGAGTTCCTGCGCGGCTTCGTGCTCTTCGACAGGCGGGTGGGAAAGATCGTTGCCCGCTACCAGCAGTTCTTCGGCATCCGCGCGCTGCTGGACCGTATCCACCGCCTACGGCCGGACGGCGGGCGGGAGGGCGGCGTGGTCTGGCACACCACGGGCTCGGGCAAGAGCTTCACCATGGTCTTCCTCAGCAAGGCCCTGCTGCTCGACTCGGCCCTGGCCGAATGCCGGGTGGTGCTGGTCACCGACCGCATCGACCTGGAAGACCAGTTGGCGAAGAACTTCATTGCCAGCGGCGCCTTCGGCTCGGCGATCGCCACCAAGAAGGAAGGCGAAAAGAGCAAGGCCACGTCGGGCCGCGACCTCGCCCGACGCATCGGCCAAGGCACGGAACGCATCACTTTCACCCTGGTACACAAGTTCAACACGGCCTCGAAGCTGCCCGAGTGCCGCAACGATTCGGCCAACCTGATCGTGCTGGTGGATGAAGGCCACCGCAGCCACGGCGGCGAAACCCACGAGCGCATGAAGCAGGCCCTGCCGCGCGCCGCCTACATCGCCTTCACCGGCACGCCGCTGCTCAAGGCGGACAAGACGGCCAACAAGTTCGGCCCCATCGTTCATGCCTACACCATGCAGCGGGCGGTGGAGGACGAGACCGTGGCGCCGCTGCTCTACGAGGAGCGGGTGCCCGAGCTGACCATCGACGAGGCGGCGGTGAACCGCTGGTTCGACAAGATCACCGCCGGACTGGCGGAAACCCAGAAGGCCGACCTGAAGAAGAAATACGCCCGCAAGGGCGCCATCTACGGCGCGGCCAACCGCATCGAGCTGATCGCCTGGGACATCGCCGTCCATTTCAACGAGAACATCAAGAAGCTGGGCCTGAGCCTCAAGGGCCAGATCGCCACCGACAGCAAGCGCGACGCGATCCGCTACCAGCAGGCGCTGGAGCAGACCGGGCTGGTGAGCAGCGCCATCATCATCTCGGCACCGGACACTCGGGAAGGCAGCAGCGAGGTGGATGAGGACAAACTTCCCGAGGTGCAGAAGTGGTGGAAGGCCCATGTCGGCCACGACCAGGAGGGCTACGAAAAAGCCGTACTGGCGGGCTTTGCCGACGAGGGCGACCCGGACCTGCTGATCGTTGTGGACCGGCTGCTGACCGGCTTCGACGAACCGCGCAACACGGTGCTCTACATCGACAAGCCGCTCCAGGGCCACAACCTGATCCAGGCCGTGGCGCGGGTGAACCGCCTGCACGATGCCAAACGCTACGGTGTGCTGGTGGACTACCGGGGCATCCTCAAGGAGCTGGACACCGCCATCCGCGCCTATCAGGACCTGGCGACCCAGACCCAGGGCGGTTTCGACGTGGCGGACCTGGAGGGCCTCTACCGCCAGTTCAGCACCGAGTACAAGCGTCTGCCGGCCCTGCACGAGGCGCTCTGGGCCTTCTTCAAGGAGGTGAAGAACCGCCAGGATCTGGAGCAGTATCGCCAGGTGCTGATGCCCCGCTATGCGCCCGAGCCCAATGCTGAAATGGGCGAGGTCGGCGGGACCTACGACACACGACAGAAGCTGCGCGAGGATTTCTACGAAGCGCTGACGCGCTTCGGCCTCTGCCTGCAGACGGCCTTGTCTTCGCGCAGCTTCTTCGAGGACAACAACTTCTCCGAACAGGACGTGCGCACCTACAAGGAAGACCTGCGTTTCTTCACCGGCCTGCGCAAGATCGCCCGCCAGGACGCGCTGGAGACCGTGGACTACGGCATCTACGAGGAACAGATCCGCCGCATGGTGGACAAGCAGGTGATCGGCCAGGAGGTGCGCGAGCCGGAGGGCGTCTATCTGGTGCACAAGCTCGGACAGCCGGAAGACCCCGAAACCTGGAGCACGGAAAAGACCCGCAACGAGACGGACAAGATCCAGACCCGGCTGAAGAAGACCATCGAGCAGGACTTGGCTGACGATCCCTACGCCCAGAAGGTGTTCGCCGAGCTGCTGAAGCAGGCCATCGCCGAGGCCGAAGCGATGTTCGACCATCCGCTCAAGCAATACGCACTGTTCCGAAAATTCGAGGAACAGGTGGAACAGCGGGCGGTGATCGGCATCCCCGACGCCTTCGGCGACAACCATCATGCCCGGGCCTACTTCGGCGCTTTCCGTCTTGCCTTGGGAGATGCCTTCGAAGGCGCGGCTTCCGGAGCCTGGGAGGACGAGGCCCTGGCTATCGACGCTGCCGTGCGCGTGGCGGTGGCGGAAAACTCCCTCAACCCGCAGAACATCGAGGCGGCAATTCGCAAGGCGCTGCTGCCGCGCCTGTTCGAACGCATGGGGCTGGAGAAGGCGAAGGAAGTCATCGAGCTGGTGATCCACATCGTCCGCATCGGCCTCGCCCGCGGGAAGCTTTAG
- a CDS encoding M48 family metallopeptidase encodes MRRHISYGEERIGFSIRFVPRPAKRISIHIAPDGVVSVDAPEGTAVAEVMAAVRRRVRWVWLRLRAGRERVRHVLPREYVSGESHFYLGRRHVLKVIVAAKDEPGVKLLRGRLEIRVPARKPAQVRTLLDAWYRRRADEVFARRIATCAVQAPWIKQAPAFRLLTMRTQWGSCSPKGGLLLNPMLVKAPTPCIDYVILHELCHLKEHNHSPHFYELLAGLMEDWQGRKAELDALADHLLNR; translated from the coding sequence GTGCGCCGGCACATCAGCTACGGCGAGGAGCGCATCGGTTTCTCGATTCGTTTCGTGCCGCGCCCGGCCAAGCGAATCTCTATCCATATCGCACCCGATGGCGTGGTCTCGGTGGACGCGCCGGAAGGCACGGCGGTCGCGGAGGTCATGGCGGCCGTGCGCCGCCGCGTGCGCTGGGTCTGGCTGCGCCTGCGCGCCGGCCGCGAGCGTGTCCGCCACGTGCTGCCGCGGGAGTACGTCAGCGGCGAAAGCCACTTCTACCTCGGGCGGCGCCATGTGCTGAAAGTGATCGTCGCGGCCAAGGACGAACCGGGTGTCAAGCTGCTGCGCGGCAGGCTGGAAATCCGCGTGCCGGCACGAAAACCGGCACAGGTACGCACGCTGCTCGATGCCTGGTATCGGCGGCGAGCCGATGAGGTGTTTGCCCGGCGCATTGCCACATGCGCGGTGCAGGCTCCCTGGATCAAGCAGGCGCCGGCATTTCGCCTGCTGACGATGCGCACCCAGTGGGGCAGTTGTTCGCCCAAGGGGGGACTCTTGCTGAACCCCATGCTGGTCAAGGCGCCCACCCCCTGCATCGACTACGTGATCCTCCACGAGCTGTGCCACCTCAAGGAACACAACCACAGCCCCCACTTCTACGAACTGCTCGCGGGCCTGATGGAGGATTGGCAGGGAAGGAAAGCAGAACTGGATGCTCTGGCCGACCATTTGCTCAATCGCTGA
- a CDS encoding COG2958 family protein, with the protein MKLNLRQTVIDFLKARPGQPHTARQIALWMFENLRDACEEKRRNSQQDLSDDAALIQQLVAEIGANRPEIQKKEPHIRTTEGRPRRYYYAAEDGEAPSAATRTEGKAKPARIGPSEHNLYPLLCRYLHAEFGLYPKRIDEKRASNRNGPKGNIWLFPDLVAMEDLGAEWHKDIRDCVRHYGDPRCRLWSFEVKLKLTRANVREAWFQTVSNSSWANQGYLVAAEVEGADTMKELRLLAAAHGIGLIVLDVEDPTEGSEIRIPARERTDVDWDACNRLAEENADFRDFIRSVRQFHQTDDVKRGDWDLPRDES; encoded by the coding sequence ATGAAACTCAATCTCCGCCAGACCGTCATCGACTTCCTCAAGGCCCGCCCCGGCCAGCCTCATACGGCAAGGCAGATCGCACTGTGGATGTTCGAGAACCTGCGCGATGCCTGCGAGGAAAAGCGCCGCAACAGCCAGCAGGACTTGAGCGACGATGCGGCGTTGATACAGCAGCTCGTCGCCGAGATCGGCGCCAACCGGCCGGAAATCCAGAAGAAGGAGCCGCATATCCGTACGACGGAGGGACGGCCGCGCCGCTACTACTACGCGGCCGAGGATGGCGAAGCGCCGTCCGCCGCAACGCGCACAGAAGGCAAGGCCAAGCCGGCCAGGATAGGACCGTCGGAGCACAACCTCTATCCCCTGCTCTGCCGCTACCTGCACGCGGAATTCGGCCTCTACCCGAAGCGCATCGACGAGAAGCGCGCCTCGAACCGCAACGGCCCCAAGGGCAATATCTGGCTGTTTCCCGACCTGGTGGCCATGGAAGACCTGGGCGCCGAATGGCACAAGGACATCCGCGACTGTGTGCGCCACTACGGCGATCCGCGCTGCCGCCTGTGGTCCTTCGAGGTGAAGCTCAAACTCACCCGTGCCAACGTGCGCGAGGCCTGGTTCCAGACCGTCTCAAACTCTTCCTGGGCCAATCAGGGCTATCTGGTGGCGGCCGAGGTGGAGGGGGCGGACACGATGAAGGAACTGCGCCTGTTGGCGGCGGCCCACGGTATCGGCCTCATCGTGTTGGACGTGGAAGACCCGACGGAAGGCAGTGAGATTCGTATCCCCGCCCGCGAACGCACCGATGTGGATTGGGACGCTTGCAACCGTTTAGCTGAAGAAAATGCGGATTTCCGCGATTTCATCCGCAGCGTGCGCCAGTTCCACCAGACCGACGACGTCAAGCGCGGCGACTGGGATTTGCCGAGGGACGAAAGCTAA
- a CDS encoding DEAD/DEAH box helicase, producing MAVLIPSIGSCTFDSGGERRLAERLEQKLEGDYLCWYNVALGPAALHPDFIVFHPRRGLLILEVKDWRARTILAADRGQFTIHTDRGPLGVENPLEQARHYAHAAVDVLQRDPQLVFSSGREAGKLAFPWSYGVVLPNFTRRQFEDGGLGEVIPPHRVICQDEMLETVEPEAFQQRLWDMFPVRFKGALSLPQIDRVRWHLFPEVRIPARQAELFADAAPMDLLQVMDLQQEQLARSLGEGHRVIHGVAGSGKTLILGYRAEHLAQGATKPVLILCYNESLARRIDATMRAKGLRQKVHTHHFHQWCRAQLVAYHAGLPESNDDLQAYFAEMVERVIRAVDRGQIPAAQYDAILIDEGHDFRPEWFKLVVQMVDPKTNSLLVLYDDAQSIYGDEKRKKFSFKSVGIQAAGRTTILKINYRNTDAILRFARDVAQSILEPSEADDDGVPLLMPQSAGRAGMEPQIINLPTQKAEAEFVIQRMKDAHRSGIPWRDMAVIYREYERDAKLIRKLLPAHGVPLIYFRDATYANTEDKVTLITMHSCKGLEFPLVVIPGADKLKGTGELAPQEAKLLYVAMTRATKELVLCGVGE from the coding sequence ATGGCTGTGCTTATCCCTTCCATTGGCAGTTGCACCTTCGACAGCGGCGGCGAACGCCGCCTGGCCGAGCGCCTGGAGCAGAAGCTGGAGGGCGACTACCTGTGCTGGTACAACGTCGCCCTCGGCCCGGCGGCGCTGCACCCCGACTTCATCGTCTTCCATCCCCGGCGCGGGCTGTTGATCCTGGAGGTGAAGGACTGGCGAGCCCGGACCATTCTTGCCGCCGACCGCGGCCAATTCACCATCCACACCGATCGCGGCCCACTGGGAGTGGAAAACCCGCTCGAACAAGCCCGCCACTATGCCCATGCCGCCGTGGACGTGCTGCAGCGGGACCCGCAACTGGTGTTCTCCAGCGGGCGCGAGGCCGGCAAGCTGGCCTTTCCCTGGAGCTATGGCGTCGTGCTGCCCAATTTCACGCGCCGCCAGTTCGAGGACGGCGGTTTGGGCGAAGTGATCCCGCCGCACCGGGTGATCTGCCAGGATGAAATGCTCGAAACCGTGGAACCCGAGGCTTTCCAGCAACGGCTGTGGGACATGTTTCCGGTGCGTTTCAAGGGCGCCCTGTCCCTGCCTCAGATCGACCGGGTACGCTGGCATCTGTTTCCCGAGGTGCGCATTCCGGCCCGGCAGGCCGAGCTGTTCGCCGACGCGGCGCCCATGGATCTGCTCCAGGTCATGGACTTGCAGCAGGAGCAACTGGCCCGCAGCCTGGGCGAAGGCCATCGCGTCATCCATGGCGTGGCGGGTTCCGGCAAGACCCTGATCCTCGGTTATCGCGCCGAACATCTGGCCCAGGGAGCGACCAAGCCCGTCCTGATCCTCTGCTACAACGAGTCCCTCGCCCGCCGCATCGACGCGACCATGCGCGCCAAGGGCCTACGGCAGAAGGTGCACACCCATCACTTCCACCAATGGTGTCGCGCCCAACTGGTGGCCTACCACGCCGGCCTGCCGGAATCGAACGATGACCTGCAAGCCTATTTCGCCGAAATGGTGGAACGGGTGATCCGCGCCGTGGACCGGGGCCAGATACCCGCCGCCCAATACGACGCCATCCTCATCGATGAAGGGCACGACTTCCGGCCCGAGTGGTTCAAGCTGGTGGTGCAGATGGTGGACCCGAAGACCAACAGCCTCCTGGTGCTCTACGACGACGCCCAATCGATCTACGGCGATGAGAAGCGCAAGAAATTCAGTTTCAAGAGCGTGGGCATCCAGGCCGCCGGCCGTACCACCATCCTCAAGATCAACTACCGCAACACCGACGCCATCCTGCGCTTTGCCCGCGATGTGGCGCAAAGCATTCTCGAACCGAGCGAGGCCGACGACGACGGCGTGCCCCTGCTGATGCCTCAATCCGCCGGTCGGGCCGGGATGGAACCGCAGATCATCAACCTGCCGACGCAGAAGGCCGAGGCCGAATTTGTCATTCAACGCATGAAGGACGCCCATCGCTCCGGCATTCCCTGGCGCGACATGGCCGTGATCTACCGCGAATACGAACGCGACGCCAAACTCATTCGCAAGCTGCTGCCCGCCCACGGCGTGCCCCTCATCTATTTCAGGGACGCCACCTACGCCAACACCGAGGACAAGGTGACCCTCATCACCATGCACTCCTGCAAGGGCTTGGAGTTTCCGCTAGTGGTGATCCCCGGCGCCGACAAGCTCAAAGGTACCGGCGAGCTGGCGCCCCAGGAGGCCAAACTGCTCTATGTGGCGATGACGCGGGCGACGAAGGAGCTGGTGTTGTGTGGAGTGGGCGAATAG
- a CDS encoding MBL fold metallo-hydrolase RNA specificity domain-containing protein → MRIGFFGAAGEVTGSCTLVDTGECRFLVDCGMFQGGREARTRNINALRFGFDVRAIDFVLLTHAHIDHSGLLPLLSVLGYRGPVYATPASIDLLHVLLRDSAHIQEKESEWQLRHRHRRDSQSRLQVQSPLYTVAQAETALKLLKAAPYRQAFHPVAGVSVSFHDAGHILGSAWLDVKVDHDGKPRHLVFSGDLGMRDRPVLHDPEAAPAEADLLLIESTYGDRLHRPLAETEDEIVAAIERTHQTRGNLIVPAFAVGRSQEIIFILADLVRRERIAPLKIFVDSPMATSATNITLRHPELIDQPTHELIDWMQGHRGKIRVDFIADVEQSRALNSVRSGAVIISASGMCDAGRIKYHLRENLPRSECSVLITGFQAAGTLGRRLVDGARTVNIFGEPVPVRAKIHTVGGLSAHADQNGLIEWLSGFHTPPKQIAVVHGETGASTAFAQAIETRLGWPRPLLPRHGEHIEL, encoded by the coding sequence TTGCGTATCGGATTTTTTGGCGCGGCCGGCGAGGTCACCGGCTCATGCACCCTGGTGGATACCGGCGAGTGCCGGTTCCTGGTGGATTGCGGCATGTTCCAGGGCGGCCGCGAGGCGCGCACCAGGAACATCAATGCCTTGCGCTTCGGTTTCGATGTGCGCGCCATCGACTTCGTGCTGCTGACGCACGCGCACATCGACCACTCGGGTCTGTTGCCGCTGCTCTCGGTGCTCGGTTATCGCGGGCCGGTGTATGCGACGCCGGCGAGCATCGATCTTTTGCATGTGCTGTTGCGCGACAGCGCGCACATCCAGGAAAAGGAATCGGAGTGGCAACTGCGCCATCGGCATCGGCGCGACAGCCAGAGCAGGCTGCAAGTGCAATCGCCGCTATACACGGTGGCGCAGGCGGAGACCGCGCTCAAGCTGCTGAAGGCGGCGCCGTACCGGCAGGCGTTCCATCCGGTCGCCGGCGTCAGCGTCAGCTTCCACGACGCCGGCCACATTCTCGGCTCCGCATGGCTGGACGTGAAGGTGGACCATGACGGCAAGCCGCGCCATCTGGTGTTCTCGGGCGACCTGGGCATGCGCGACCGACCGGTGCTGCACGATCCCGAAGCGGCGCCGGCCGAGGCCGACCTGCTGCTGATCGAATCGACCTATGGCGACCGCCTGCACCGCCCGCTGGCCGAGACGGAAGACGAAATCGTCGCCGCCATCGAACGCACCCATCAAACCCGCGGCAACCTGATCGTTCCCGCCTTCGCCGTCGGCCGCAGCCAGGAGATCATCTTCATCCTCGCCGATCTGGTGCGCCGCGAACGCATCGCGCCGCTCAAGATCTTCGTCGACTCGCCGATGGCGACCTCGGCGACCAACATCACGCTGCGCCACCCTGAACTCATCGACCAGCCGACGCACGAACTGATCGACTGGATGCAGGGCCATCGGGGCAAGATCAGGGTCGACTTCATCGCCGACGTCGAGCAGTCGCGCGCCCTCAACTCGGTGCGCAGCGGCGCGGTGATCATCTCGGCCAGCGGCATGTGCGATGCCGGCCGCATCAAGTACCACTTGCGCGAGAACCTGCCGCGCAGCGAGTGCAGCGTGCTGATCACCGGCTTTCAGGCCGCCGGCACGCTGGGGCGGCGACTGGTCGACGGCGCCCGCACGGTCAACATCTTCGGCGAGCCGGTGCCGGTGCGGGCAAAGATCCACACCGTCGGCGGGCTCTCCGCCCATGCCGACCAGAACGGCCTGATCGAGTGGCTGAGCGGCTTCCACACGCCACCGAAACAGATCGCCGTGGTGCATGGCGAAACCGGCGCCTCGACCGCGTTCGCCCAGGCCATCGAGACGCGTCTGGGCTGGCCCCGGCCGCTACTGCCGCGGCACGGCGAACACATCGAACTGTAG
- the fumC gene encoding class II fumarate hydratase: protein MVAVRIETDTFGPIEVPEERLWGAQTQRSLAHFRISSESMPLALIQALALLKAAAAGTNTALGLLDAGKARAIRQVAEEIVAGRHAVEFPLSVWQTGSGTQSNMNVNEVIANRASELLGGTRGPGRLVHPNDDVNMGQSSNDAFPSAMHVAGARAIRQDVLPALEQLRSALAAKAEAFAAIVKIGRTHLQDATPLTLGQEFSGYVAQLELAQAALEAALPGLYRLAIGGTAVGTGLNTHPEFGARVAAAVAGTTGLPFLAADNKFAALAGHEAMVVAHGALKTLAVALMKIANDIRWLASGPRSGLGELALPENEPGSSIMPGKVNPTQAEALTMLCAQVLGNDVAIGVGAASGNFELNVFKPLLIHNFLQSARLLADGCRSFETHCVRGIRVNAERIRELLERSLMLVTALVPHIGYDRAAAIAKKAHAEGTTLREAALALGYLTAEEFDRWVRPERMLAPGG from the coding sequence ATGGTCGCCGTCCGTATCGAGACCGACACCTTCGGTCCCATCGAGGTGCCGGAGGAACGGCTCTGGGGAGCGCAGACCCAGCGCAGCCTGGCGCATTTCCGGATTTCCAGCGAGTCGATGCCGCTGGCCCTGATTCAGGCCCTGGCCCTGCTGAAGGCCGCCGCCGCGGGGACCAATACCGCGCTGGGGCTGCTCGACGCGGGCAAGGCGCGGGCCATCCGGCAGGTCGCCGAGGAGATCGTCGCCGGCCGGCACGCGGTGGAGTTCCCCCTCTCGGTCTGGCAGACGGGTTCGGGAACCCAATCGAACATGAACGTCAATGAGGTGATCGCCAACCGTGCTTCCGAATTGCTGGGCGGGACGCGGGGGCCGGGTCGCCTGGTGCATCCCAACGACGACGTGAATATGGGGCAGTCGTCGAACGACGCGTTCCCCAGCGCGATGCACGTCGCCGGCGCCCGCGCCATCCGCCAGGACGTGCTGCCCGCGCTGGAGCAGTTGCGATCGGCTCTGGCGGCGAAGGCCGAAGCGTTCGCCGCGATCGTCAAGATCGGGCGGACGCATCTGCAGGACGCCACGCCGCTGACCCTGGGCCAGGAGTTCTCCGGCTACGTCGCGCAACTGGAGCTTGCGCAAGCGGCGCTGGAGGCGGCCTTGCCGGGGCTCTACCGTCTGGCGATCGGCGGCACGGCGGTCGGCACCGGTCTCAATACCCATCCCGAGTTCGGCGCGCGCGTCGCCGCGGCGGTGGCCGGGACGACCGGCCTGCCGTTCCTGGCGGCGGACAACAAATTCGCCGCGCTGGCCGGCCACGAGGCCATGGTGGTGGCCCACGGCGCGCTCAAGACGCTGGCGGTGGCGCTGATGAAGATCGCCAACGACATCCGCTGGCTGGCGTCCGGACCGCGTTCCGGACTGGGGGAACTCGCGCTGCCGGAAAACGAGCCCGGCAGTTCGATCATGCCGGGCAAGGTCAACCCGACCCAGGCCGAGGCGCTGACCATGCTGTGCGCCCAGGTGCTGGGCAACGACGTGGCGATCGGCGTCGGCGCGGCCAGCGGCAATTTCGAACTGAACGTGTTCAAGCCGCTGCTGATCCACAATTTCCTGCAAAGCGCGCGGCTGCTGGCCGACGGCTGCCGCAGCTTCGAGACGCACTGCGTGCGCGGCATCCGCGTCAATGCGGAGCGCATCCGCGAGTTGCTCGAACGCTCCCTCATGCTGGTGACGGCGCTGGTGCCCCATATCGGCTACGATCGCGCCGCGGCCATCGCCAAGAAGGCCCATGCCGAGGGCACCACGCTGCGCGAGGCGGCGCTGGCCCTGGGCTACCTGACGGCCGAGGAGTTCGACCGCTGGGTCAGGCCGGAGCGGATGCTGGCGCCCGGGGGATGA
- a CDS encoding DUF2789 domain-containing protein, with protein sequence MNEPNHNMEQLFAQLGLPSDPVLILGFIETHKPLDAAMRLHEAPFWSSAQADFLRDEILGDADWAEVIDALNLELRSR encoded by the coding sequence ATGAATGAACCAAACCACAACATGGAGCAACTGTTCGCGCAGCTCGGTCTGCCGTCGGACCCGGTGCTCATCCTGGGTTTCATCGAGACGCACAAGCCCCTCGACGCCGCGATGCGGCTCCATGAGGCGCCGTTCTGGTCGTCGGCCCAGGCGGACTTCCTGCGTGACGAGATTCTCGGGGACGCCGATTGGGCCGAGGTCATCGACGCGCTGAACCTCGAACTTCGTTCCCGCTAG
- a CDS encoding DsrE family protein, with amino-acid sequence MKGLAILLWSATPERPDRCAAPFVHAMAAAALDCEVEIHFSGAAVALLIAGAAAEAHTAAGKPLYAFMQEAAALGVRFYACSMAARQHLPPDAALVPEFTGHAGATAFVARTLDPEWRTLVF; translated from the coding sequence GTGAAAGGCCTGGCCATCCTGCTCTGGTCGGCCACGCCGGAGCGGCCGGACCGATGCGCGGCGCCCTTCGTCCATGCGATGGCGGCGGCGGCGCTGGACTGCGAGGTGGAAATCCATTTCTCCGGCGCGGCGGTGGCGCTGCTGATCGCCGGCGCCGCGGCCGAGGCGCATACCGCGGCCGGCAAGCCGCTGTATGCCTTCATGCAGGAAGCGGCGGCGCTGGGGGTGCGCTTCTATGCCTGTTCGATGGCGGCGCGCCAGCATCTGCCCCCGGATGCCGCCCTCGTCCCGGAATTCACCGGCCACGCCGGCGCGACGGCCTTCGTGGCGCGGACGCTGGACCCGGAGTGGCGTACCCTGGTGTTCTGA
- a CDS encoding glycine cleavage system protein H, with the protein MPRSPFRGSVPGDRLYDPRHDLWVRRDGDNGTVVVGITAFGLFLSGELVAFTAKPRGARVERGRGLGTVESSKTVLAVHAPLSLDVLDINEIAEERPGLVNREPYGAGWLLSGLPLDWDAERAFLVDGSAYIAHIRAQEPEAVIEP; encoded by the coding sequence ATGCCCCGTTCTCCGTTTCGCGGCAGCGTTCCGGGAGACCGCCTCTACGATCCCCGCCATGATCTCTGGGTGCGGCGGGATGGCGACAATGGGACGGTGGTGGTGGGCATCACCGCCTTCGGCCTGTTCCTTTCCGGCGAACTGGTCGCCTTCACCGCGAAGCCGCGCGGCGCCCGGGTGGAGCGGGGGCGGGGCCTGGGCACGGTGGAAAGCTCGAAGACGGTGCTGGCGGTGCATGCGCCGCTTTCCCTGGACGTGCTGGACATCAACGAGATCGCGGAGGAGCGTCCGGGCCTGGTGAACCGCGAGCCCTACGGCGCTGGCTGGCTGTTGTCCGGCCTGCCCCTGGACTGGGACGCGGAACGGGCGTTCCTGGTGGATGGGTCCGCCTACATCGCCCATATCCGGGCCCAGGAGCCAGAAGCGGTGATCGAACCGTGA